One genomic window of Amphiura filiformis chromosome 3, Afil_fr2py, whole genome shotgun sequence includes the following:
- the LOC140147616 gene encoding uncharacterized protein: protein MTSHNKQARVLLWGVPRSVSTSFANCMTYVQDSVVWFEPYFAADWFGRDGNTTQFLMNYNKTKKNVAYPLDANIQTGDNIYEAAQHDFTWVKKKLEEEQPGKKVIFVKDMIQGIAGHYDALPDGYRHAFVIRHPLKVFASLRNLNDKVHQLSGHAGRLADLTPHLVPPGYFYKEMYDLVEYLKNTIEPYPIIIDADDLLSNPYQMMHSYCDSLDIPFDESLLTWPAGNDAMLRRWICPKELIVNGYSMSHEATFKTTGFGKPAPIPDRSELPDDVLEVADASMLYYDKLFEQRLQPVSG from the exons ATGACATCGCATAATAAACAAGCGAGAGTTCTTCTATGGGGAGTACCACGTTCTGTTTCAACATCATTTGCGAATTGCATGACGTATGTACAAGATTCAGTGGTCTGGTTTGAGCCTTATTTCGCCGCAGACTGGTTTGGTCGTGATGGCAATACTACCCAATTTTTAATGAACTACAATAAAACTAAAAAA AATGTAGCTTATCCTCTCGATGCAAACATACAAACTGGCGATAACATATACGAAGCTGCTCAACATGATTTCACCTGGGTAAAGAAGAAACTAGAAGAGGAACAACCTGGGAAGAAAGTCATCTTCGTTAAAGATATGATTCAAGGTATAGCCGGCCACTACGATGCTCTTCCAGACGGATATCGGCATGCCTTCGTAATTCGGCACCCATTAAAAGTTTTCGCATCTTTAAGAAATCTAAATGACAAGGTGCATCAATTATCAGGTCATGCAGGTAGACTGGCAGATCTAACACCACACCTTGTCCCCCCTGGATATTTTTACAAAGAAATGTACGATTTGGTGGAATATTTGAAAAACACAATAGAGCCATATCCAATCATTATAGATGCTGATGATTTGTTGTCTAACCCATACCAGATGATGCACTCTTATTGTGATAGCTTGGATATTCCGTTTGATGAATCGTTGCTTACTTGGCCGGCTGGCAATGATGCGATGCTACGAAGATGGATATGTCCTAAAGAACTCATAGTTAATGGTTATTCAATGTCTCATGAAGCGACCTTTAAGACTACTGGATTTGGTAAACCAGCGCCAATCCCAGATAGGAGTGAGCTTCCTGATGATGTTCTTGAAGTTGCAGATGCGTCAATGCTGTATTACGACAAGCTTTTTGAACAACGACTTCAACCTGTATCTGGTTGA